The nucleotide sequence GTCTGATTTCTATTTTTCCGGCGTATTATTCCCCTCTCAGACAAGTAATAAATCAATTCTTAATAATGAATGATCAACATTGGGTATTTTTTAGCAGCAAGCAAAAGCTGGCAGGCAGGGATTTCAAAGATGGAGATTCAAAACTTAAAAGATGGGTTTACGGAATTGAATGAAATGGAGGGAATCACCCACAATCAATTTTCATGGCCGATTCAAACTTCTATCAAATCGAAAGCAAATGCGTACCTCATCAGATCACGCAAGGACTTTAGATTAAGCTTGCGTTTTAAATTTTTGCGATGGGTTTCTACCGTACTTCGGGAGATAAACAACCGCCCTGAGATCTCAGGGTTATTACAACCGTTGGCCAGCAGTTTTAAAATTTCGACTTCCCGTTCGGTGAGCTGCTGGAAACGCTTAAAATGCTTAAGTTTGAATTCATCCATTCTGATAACCTGCTCAATCTTTCTTTTCTTTTTACCAAAGTCTTCAGGAGAAACAGTTACCCACAAGTTTAAACCTTCGGGCAGGGCAGAAGGTTTGCTAAAGGTAATGTATGGGAGGAATTCTGAATCGTATTGACCTTTAACATACTGTAAAAAAGCTATAGTCTCATTTTCATTTTTTGTGGCATAAAATCTCGGCAAAAAGGCTTTAATACTTTCAATAGTATTAGGATGAACAACTTTAATGTACTCATCCCACTTTTCTGTTATCTCTTCAAATGTGAAACCGGTAAGTTTAGTATGTTTATTATTTACATGAAGTAATTCAAAAGTTCGGGGGTTATTTAGACTGATAAAAAAAGGAAATTTATTAGCCAGATTCTCAAAATCTTCTCCGTTAATTAACTGTTCTTCTATCTGCAGTGTATAGAATTCATAATGTTCTAATAACTCTTTATCAGTTAAATATCCCATATATATTTTTTGCAATGATTAAATTCCAACCAGATCAAAAGCAAAAGCGTACTTCATTAGATCACGGAAGGACTTTAGGTTAAGCTTTCGTTTTAAATTTTTGCGATGGGTTTCCACGGTGCTCCGAGAAATAAACAACTGCTCTGCGATATCCGGATTATTGCAGCCGTTGGCCAACAGTTTTAAAATTTCGACTTCCCGTTCGGTGAGCTGCTGGAACCGCTTGAAGTGTTTCAGCTTGAATTGATCCATCTTGACAATCTGCTCCATTTTTGGAGACATAGAACCAAAATCTTTGGGCTGGGGAGACAGGCAAACAACCAGGTCGCCAAGAAGTTTTGAAGATTTGGTAACTGTTATAAGAGGCGAAAAATCTTTGGACTGGTGAAGCTTGACATACTGCACAAATGTAAACGTTTGATGATGGTTTAGCCTGGCATATGAGGAGATCAATTCAGAAGCCGAAGCCATGGTATGCGGATGGACATTGTTTTCCAGATACTCCATTCCCAACTCACGTATTTCATCCAGATGATACCCGGTAACCTCGGCATGTCCCCTGTTTGTCTGAATCACTTCAAGTGTTTCAGAATTATTGAGATGAACTGAATACGGAATTTGATCCGCTATGGTATTAAAATCCTCTCCTTTCAGCAACTGTCCTTCCACCTGCATAGTGTAGAATTCAAAACGCTCAAGGAGCTCCTTATCGGTTAAATACGACATGAAAAAATCAGAGCTGAATTAAGTCGTATGCCAGCCCATATTTTATATAGTCTGACTGACTTTGAATATTAAGTTTATCGCGTATCCGGGCCCTATGATTTTGTACCGTTACCCGAGAAATGTCCAGTTTTTTAGCGATGGCAGGATTTTTCAATCCCCTCGCAACCAAAGTCAGGATTTCAACTTCCCGGCCTGTTAGTTCTTCGAATCGGTCTTTTTTTTCAACCCTGAAACGCTGCAACCTCGATATCTGCCTCATCAGATTATCAATCGGTCCCGTGGGGTAAAGCCTTTCCATAGCCAATGTGTCTTAATTGAATGTCAGTTTTTTGTCCCGTCTGCACCCCAAAATTTATCCTTCCCGATAACGAGGTGATACAGAGTGTCTTAAAGTAGTTTTACATTAGCAACTTATATTCTAAAATGCCAAACCTTATTAGGATTCTAACATTTGCTTAAAAAAGCTATGTGTGGATTAGCTATACATTCGCTCTTTTTTAGTCTTTCTTAGAGTAGAAAAATCAGTGTCCCCACGATAATATCCGTTAACAATCCAATACCCCCCAGAAAATAAGGCAACGGTCCCATTCCGGTTCGATAAACGATCTTGTCTACTTGTTCAACCTCAACAAAATAGGGTTCTGCATCAGTCCGGTAGACATCAAACCCCAGATAGAAGTTTTCTATGTCGGAACCGAGAAGGGATTGCCGGGTTGAATCCGTTACGAGTCCAATGTGCTCAGTTACATAGGAGTATTCAGGATCCCTTTTCATAGTATAAAATTTGAGAGTATCTATTTCATATATGCTCACCTTCTGTTCATCACGAAACCGAAGAAAGATTCCTTCCGGACTTTTCCCAAGATGCGTGATATATCCTTTCAGTTCTCCGTTATTCTGGCGGTGCGCCACAACATCATTCCGATCCATGTGAAGCAGGTTGGTAGATCCTTTTTCTTTGACAAAGAACCCGTTGGACATACCGACTTGTTTTACAGAAGAGTTGCTGTACACTTTTGTTGTGAATTTAATGGGATAGATAGAATGGAATGATTCCGGTTTAAACTGTTTTTCCTGCACATCTTTTTGAGGCGGAGTAATAGCAGCGCCTACTCCAAAGTTGAGGGCCGTGCAGCCAAGACCTAAGACAGCCAGAACTAACAGAAAAGATATACCGATAAATTTTTGCATGATTAACACCTAACTATAAATTATTCCTGTTATAATCAACACAATCACCAAGACACAAAGTTGCAGGGATACCGTCTTAAATGACGGTTCCCTAGGGCCCACGATTCCTGAAAAAACCTAAAGATCTCGATTAAACTGAGCTTTATCAGCAAAGCCGGTACTCAGCTAAAGGTTTGAAACAAGGATTTAAAAAGTGAAATACTCTAAGATGTAGATGATGAATGCTCAAATGATATGAATTAAAAGCTTCTGTCCCGAGCAAAGTATAGGATATCATCGTGGTGGTAATAAAGACACCAGCTTAGGCTGGAATCAACGATGATCAGGTTGTCCCCGTTAAAAAACGTCGCGGTATACTTGGAAACCATCTTCCAGGTCGTCATGATAATAGGAGTACTTTCTGTTTTAAAGACCGGTAGCAGCAGTACCTCGGTCTTAAAAGCCAGGCCGCGGCGATAAAGCCACTTCTTCAGCCCGCCTTCATCTCCAGACATCTTAAAGTGTTCTACAGTCCTGTAGCAACCCTCGCTAAAAGGCTTATTCCCCCAGCCGTCATCACCACAGAGCAGATCCACACTGTTGACCACTTCATAAACGGCATCTGTAGAAGCGGCATCGAGAAAATAAAACTGGTCCTGATGTTCGGGCGAGAGCTCTCTGAACTGGGGCGGGGCAAAGTAAATCCAACGATAAGGCTCCGGTTCTTGCATGCCAGTGAGCTGTGTGATATCAATCATAAGGTTTAATAAAATAAATGATAAGTAATTAAGTCTCTAAACAGGCTATAATAATTAAAAATCTGTTTTCCCACGATAATATCTGACCCCGTGAAATTAGCAATCGCCTCATTCCGTTTGCTAGACGATCATTACCTGGAGGTGTAGCATAAACTCATTCCTATCCATAAGAAGGAAAGATAAACAACCCTATAGGCACTCGCCCATGTGAAAATAAACACGTTAATCATCCTGTCAATGTTAACTAATTACTAATTTCTGTAAATAATATGAACAGAATCACCAGAATAGTGAACTGCAGAGATACAACCTTAAAGGTGGGCCCCCTGCTGCTTCCTTTAAACCACCCTATCCAATAATTGAACAGATACACTACACTGGCAAGCATTATCAACATTTCATACAGAACAGCGAGAATAATCAGAATTGACAAAAATTTTATTGGCTCGAAATATTCCAGTTGAACATTGCCCAATTTGGTACCCAAAAGTACCAACACCGGCAGACAACCCGTGAATAGAATCCACAATACCTGGAATATTCTTTTCTTTATGAAATTAGCAAGAAAAATGCTCCCATAGACTAGCCACATTATAAGAAGAAGTGACATAAGGGTATCGTTTACTGTCGGTGAATCCAGTAAGTCACTAAACAACAGGGAAAGTGTCAGTAGACACCAAAGCGACAGGGCGAGTGCGATTTTTTGATCCCTTCCTCTGGATGGATACAAATCAGGATAGAGTAATTTTTCTTTTCCAACCGTTTCATCTGAATATAATTTAGATTGTCGCATGGCATATTTTATAGAAAAAATACTGAAAGCTGTTCATTAGATAGATCTCCATAGAATGAATAAAATGGATGGTAATAGATGTCATAATCATTTCCCTTGTAAGTTTTGTGAAGTTTTTTTCTGTGACCAACAGATTTCGATTATTTTATATTATTAACAACTTCTCCAACATATTTTAGGTTTACTGAAGACCCTATATGTTGGTCATTGTAGCATCTTGCAGATGTATACGTTCCATCGTGGGTATTGGCTATAGGATCGAAGTTTTCAAGTTTAAATCCTTCAGAAAGACATCCACCTGTATTAACATATACCAAAACAATATTTTCTTCATTAATCCATTGGTCATAAGAAGCAGAGAAGGTTGCAGAAAATGAAGGATCAAACCAAGTATTGTCAGCAGAATCCCAATAATAAATATCACCTTTTGAGGAACTACCGGAGTTGTTTGATACATGAAAAAGCACAACTTTTGTTTCCCAACTATATCTCAACTCGTAATAACCCAATTTTAGTGGTGCGTCATTATCTGAAACTAAAACTGTCCCTATCTCAGAACCACTGGTACTATTAGAAGCAGAAAAAGTAAAACTATCCTCACCTGTGTATCCTTCATCGGCTTGGTACGTAAATTCTCCGGTAAAAACATTGTCTAAAGTTACGGTCCCATTGGCAGGCTGGCTTTCAATGATAAAATCAGCCGCATAATCTGCTTCCAAGGTATCGCTTACGCTCGTACTGCCCTCTGCAATAACTATTTGCTTATCGTAGGTAACGGGGGCTAAGGGCTTTAGTGTGGCTTCCGCAGTAATCGACTGATTATATGCTTCCTTATTCAGCTCTAATGTGAAGGAGGTATTTTCACCGTCAAGAATGACTCCTTTTTTGTATTCCAGGGTAATTGCCAGTTGATCTCCATTTTCAGCAGCCATGCCAGAAACCCTGTCATCGGAAATACTGCTTATGTTAAAGCCTGCAGGACTTTCGGATCTTACTTCTCTATAGTCGAGCTGGCTGGCTTTTTCCATCCAAGAATCCGGCACAAAGCTTTGAACCTTGCTATATATATTCTTTAACTCGCCCAACAACGTATACACCGATTGAGGTAAATCATATTCTGAACTTATATTAAATGATTTAGATTTACCGTGTTCAAATGAAATACTGGAGGCTTTCGCTTTAAATGTATTGTCAAGACTTGTTTCAAACGGTTCAATACAAGCATTAATTAAATCTTCTCGCCTATCAAGTGTATTATTCAGTTTGATCAAAATAGTTGCACCAGTAGCAGATAAAAAGACACCACTTGCTACTGTTCCCCATCCGGTCCACGAAATTGTAGAGGCTAAGTAGGTAGCGTACCCCCAGCTTGCTATGGTAGTTACCAATAACGCCATATCCGGAGTAATAAGCTCCATTTTCTGTTCACACGATTCCGTTTGAGTGGACAACTTTTGTTTACCTGCTGACTGAGTATCCTCCAGGTTGGTTTTCAAAAACCGTGCAATCAGTTTTCTTTCTTCATCACTTAATTGTTCCATTGAAGAGGTAGCCTCTTCAATTTCAGTAAGCATAATTTGCAGCGTATCCTTAACCCCTTCAGAAGTAACTACCTGAATTAGCTGTTCAAGACTGCTCTTTGACTCTACCAAAAAGTCTTCTACATACTGATCAGGATTATCGATTGACTCATAATTATTTATACTGAAAGCTATCGCAGTATCTACACCAACATCATTAAAATGAAGAGTATGATTGCCCACCTCAATCTCAGGAATGATAAATATCAGCCCTTGATTATTTCCCTCATCTTCATAAAAAGGCAGCTCTACTTCTAATGAATTATCGATAGTAGCCTTGTAGGAATCCTCCTGCAAAGTAGCATTGGAAACTACTAGCCTGATAAATTCCCCCGGCAAAAAAGAAGTCTCTTCACTTTCAAAACTGATCGTTATTTCAGGCTCTTCGATCGGAGGCTCCTCCTGATTGGTAATTCCACCTCCACCATTTTTACAACCGCTGAGGCTCAATCCGGACACTAACAATATCAGGAAGGCGATTGGAATCCAAGATCTTGATAAATTATTCATAGAAAATTTCTTAATAGTTGAGTATTACACATTGATGTACCCCAAATAGAAATAATATTTTGGGAGATCGTTCTTCACTGCATAAGCCGGCTGTTTCACCGGGATACAATTATTCCATTCCAAAAAAAACCATTTTCGACTCAAGATGAATGATTAAGGTTGGGTATTTTTTGAAATTGCACGTGTTATGATTAATCACTGCCAAACCGCTCACCCCATTCCAGCCGGTCATCCCCGACTCCTTCCCGTGTAGTTGGCCTCAGCTCGTTCAATTTATTTATTGCTTCAGCAGCCGGGAGTCCCAGATAGCGTAAAAATCCATACGATATCATCCCGGTACGGTGGATGCCTGCCGAGCAATGTATATAAATTCTTGCCTCGTTGTTGAGGGCTTCCTCCATAGCCGAAAAAACAGATAGAAGTTCAGGCATTCGTTCCTCACGGGGAGGCGCAGCGGAGCTCATGCCAAACCACAGCCACTGCATATCTTCTTTCAGTGTTTCTTTTTGGATGGATTTGGCTCCTTCACTCTCAGAGAGCAAAGTAAAAATATGAGTTCCGCCCTGGAGACGGATATCCGTTATTAACTTCTTAGAGGGCCTGTGGCCAATGGCCATGCTGCCATTTCCAACTTTTACCCAATCAATGGGTTCGATATCCTGAAGCCGATTTTGCCATCCCCTGACTTTTCCTAAAAGCGGCCCCAGAATTTTACCGGAGTCGGGATTGCTTTGAAGCATTCCCTGCAACTCAGCAAGTAGTGCCTTAGATCGGAGCAGTGCATCATCAATACCTGATTCAAGTGGATTTTCCAGCCACTCTCTTACCTGTTTTACCAGTTGGGGAATGTCATCTTTCACTATAGTTAAGATATTGGTTGAATATAATTTTTGAATGTAATCAGATTATGGAATCTCCGGACATCTAACAATTCAGCCGCGTATACCCGGCCCCAGTGCCCTGTTTTTTTGGTTCTTCAACTCTTCCTCGATTTCACTTTGTTCTTCCTCACTCAGGTATTGCACAAACTCCTTAAAGTTGTTCAAAAAGCTATCCCAAAAACCAGATTCCTCCGGCTGAAACGGCTGTCCCATGTATTCAATAGAATGAGAGACATAATAATCCCCGACCAGTGAGGTTTTAACTTTTTCTTTTATGATCTCATTGACTCCTTCTGTGCTCTCTGTTTTCATGAGGAAGAAATCTTTTCGCAATCCATCACAATGGTCGTAGGTAACCGAATACACCACGGCAAAATCATTGGGCTTTAGAGTTACCATCCGGCTGGTATAGGTTCGTTCTTCATTCTGGTTGCTTTTGCTTTTTCTCAAGGCGTTGCGGGCTTTTTTATAGGTATCATAGTCCACATGGGCCGGAAACATATAGGTTTGATAGTCCACGGCAGTCTCACAGTAGCCGGGCTTCTCCATCTTTTCCTTGGCGTAGATCATGAGGTAGCGCATCTCAGGCTCGTCTTCTTCAAGAGGTACAAATCCTGCTCCAAAGACAAAGAAGCCGGATACTAATACAAGTAATAGAATCTTCATGCCCATAGCGATTCGGTTTTCATTTTTAGGTGACAATTTAGTTTCCATCAAACGAATCTTCCTTGAATCTTCTACCACCGATCATTTCTATAGCATGGGCCAGGTGTTTTTTCATGATGATATTCCAACTATGAGTAATGTATAAAGGCACTAAAACGCATCCCCGGAAGCTTTGCGTTGTTCCTCGCGATATTCAGTGGCTAGGTAAGCAAGATGTTTAAAAGCTTTTAGTATGCGGGGACGCATTTCAGTATCTTCTACATCAATCCCTATCACTCTTTCGCAATTCCTGTAAGAATAATCATAATTATCTGCCTGAGTAGACACACATATATTCTCACCTGTCGTCCTCAAGGCAAAATCTGAATAAGGAAATCCATAATTGGGGTCGAATACATTCTTTAAATCATAAAAACTTAATCTAGCACTCACTGAGGCGTTTGCCTTTTCTCCCACTGCTTTATCCGCTTTCTTATAGTATTTAAAATTCATAGAAGTAGAATAAAGACTTTCAATTTTTGAAGTTGCTATTAATTCACTCTTAGTACCTCGCCATGTATCGGCATAGAATCTAAACTTAACTTCTATGTAAGACTTCTTGGACTTAATAAAATCAACTGTTTCCTCCCACGTAGCATCAGACTGCTTCTCCTGGGCCAAGGCCGGAACGCTGAAGGTTAAGAAGAATACCACTAAAAGCAGATTTGTATAAATAAGAGTTTTCATGGTTCGTTTTCTATTGTGAAATTTTGGTTTTGATTTATATACCCACATCGACGCGGACGATTTCAGCATCTGCATCCCTGCACATATTATCTGCGTGTTCAATCGCCCCTTCCATCATTTCCTTCCGTTCGCTGTTGCTCAGGTCCAGGGCAGTAGTATTATGATCCACCTCGTTTTTTCCGGCCCAATCCACCGGCGAGGCACGGGTAAAGGCATGCTCCATCATATCACCAAGGTATCCGTAGATATTTTCCTCGACCACATCCAAATATTTTTCCTTCAACGGAGTCATAACTTTTTCGGCATTCCTTGACCAAACCCAGCTATTGCCCTGTTTAACTGCTAGTGCCGGTTGGTACAATACGTCCGTCACAAAACAGCGGTTTTCATCTTCGGAGTAAGTAAAATGATAAAAGTATACTCCTTTCAACGTCCCGCTCACTTCTTCGGAGTGTGTTAGCTCTCCGCCGTTGCACCCCCAGACTCGTGTGACCAGATCTTTCCCGCCTACAGCCCGAGCCTCGCTCATGGCCCTGTTCTCTGCAGCCCCTTGCGTTTCCGCAGTGCCCCAACCATAAAGGCTGCTGTTTCCGCGTTCAACCACGTATGTCCCACAACCACCGATAAAGCGGAGGACGACCTGACAGGAATCCCCACCGTTCTTTTCACACTCCTGTAATGCCCGTTCGTCTGCTTCCGACTGGGAGTCATATTGAATCGCCCAACCGTATTGATCTCCATCCCGCTGATCTATGGCCAGGCTTGCGGTCCGGCCATTCTCTAAATTTTGAGCTGATGCAGGAAATGAAACTAAAAAGATCAGGAGCAGACTAAAGATGGCATACAGGGAGACGGTCTTTATTAAAAGTTGCACCCCAAAAAACCCTTTATATTGTATCGATGTCTTCATAATCCCGTAATTTATGTGTTGTGATGGTTTTGGTTTTACCTGAAGTAAGCAATCCATTTTGCCTTAACATGCCTCTGGATGAATTAACACACACCATAAGCTTGTCGTTTTACTTCAATTCAAAATTCATCAATAAGAAAAGCACCTATTTGCACTAATGAATGATTAAGGTTGGGTATATTTTGAGCTTCCATTTGCATGAACATCTTTTTGATATTTGAACAGGAAAGTGCATTTCAATGTTGGATATATTTTAATTAAAAACATATCCAACACTTAACAAATTCAGAGGATAGATATGAACAGGAGTATCTGAAGCTTCTCCCAAGTAGCTATTGTACCGTATATAAATCCCTTTGGAGTTGAAATTCCCCCATGTTTTGTAATAGCTGATGTCAAATCCATATGGAAGTGTAAAATCTTCCAGATTATCATTGTCTTTTTGTACCGTCAGGCTCAGGTCAGCTCCTCCCGTCACAAATAAACCAGACTCACTTGAACCAAAGGCTGCCCCCATGCGCATTGGTAATGAAAGAGTGATATTTTTATTCCCCATGAGATAAAAACCTGTTTCGAAACCAAAAAAACCGGTTTTTGAATGCACGCCGATTCCCAGGGAATATTGGCTATTATCTACATCATCAGTGCCAATACCGACATTTAATGTTCTGAAATGTACATCGGGCTGTTTGTCCAAAAAGCTTTTGGGTCTAGAGCATGGTGCACTTAACGTTTCATAACCTTTCAAGAGATCGAATGAAACAACTTCTCTGTTATATATAATCCAATCTCCATAAATGTTTTGCCTTCTGTCGAACATTCCATCTTGTACACCCAAACTTTCTACAGCCTCATCCAACACTTCCCAATAGTTATATGAAAAATCATCCGGCGCCACCTTTCTTTCGATATCAATAAACCTTAGTTCTAATCCACTGGAACCGATAAAATTATCATAGTTACATTCCAGGTAACTCTTTACCAAAGAGGGTGTAATTTTGTCTACATTTTCAGCCTCAACCAAAAATGGTTGTCCAAAGAAAGTAGCTCCGGTGCGTCCATTAAATAACAAATCACTCTCATAATCATTGTAATTATGAACAGCAAAAAATGTCACAAAATATCGATTGGCTTCTCTTTCCTGTGCATTAACATTTTGAATACCAAGAAATAATAAAAAGCCGATTAATAAATATAAAATAGATTGATTCTTATGGGCCATGATATATTGTCTAATTATTATATAATCCAGTTCAGGTTATTAGAGACTCTAATCTTATTTTAGAATTAGCCGAAAATCCTTTGACTTTCGGCTAATCGTTTGGAATTTTTAATCTCCATAGTAGGTGAAATAGAAATCAATCGTCTTAAAATCATCTGCTCTATCATCTCCCATCTGTTTTCTTTTTTTTCTTCCTGCTTCTCCCCGTGTATCAAATGGCCCCCAAACGATATGT is from Gracilimonas sp. and encodes:
- a CDS encoding Ig-like domain-containing protein, yielding MNNLSRSWIPIAFLILLVSGLSLSGCKNGGGGITNQEEPPIEEPEITISFESEETSFLPGEFIRLVVSNATLQEDSYKATIDNSLEVELPFYEDEGNNQGLIFIIPEIEVGNHTLHFNDVGVDTAIAFSINNYESIDNPDQYVEDFLVESKSSLEQLIQVVTSEGVKDTLQIMLTEIEEATSSMEQLSDEERKLIARFLKTNLEDTQSAGKQKLSTQTESCEQKMELITPDMALLVTTIASWGYATYLASTISWTGWGTVASGVFLSATGATILIKLNNTLDRREDLINACIEPFETSLDNTFKAKASSISFEHGKSKSFNISSEYDLPQSVYTLLGELKNIYSKVQSFVPDSWMEKASQLDYREVRSESPAGFNISSISDDRVSGMAAENGDQLAITLEYKKGVILDGENTSFTLELNKEAYNQSITAEATLKPLAPVTYDKQIVIAEGSTSVSDTLEADYAADFIIESQPANGTVTLDNVFTGEFTYQADEGYTGEDSFTFSASNSTSGSEIGTVLVSDNDAPLKLGYYELRYSWETKVVLFHVSNNSGSSSKGDIYYWDSADNTWFDPSFSATFSASYDQWINEENIVLVYVNTGGCLSEGFKLENFDPIANTHDGTYTSARCYNDQHIGSSVNLKYVGEVVNNIK
- a CDS encoding helix-turn-helix transcriptional regulator, whose translation is MSYLTDKELLERFEFYTMQVEGQLLKGEDFNTIADQIPYSVHLNNSETLEVIQTNRGHAEVTGYHLDEIRELGMEYLENNVHPHTMASASELISSYARLNHHQTFTFVQYVKLHQSKDFSPLITVTKSSKLLGDLVVCLSPQPKDFGSMSPKMEQIVKMDQFKLKHFKRFQQLTEREVEILKLLANGCNNPDIAEQLFISRSTVETHRKNLKRKLNLKSFRDLMKYAFAFDLVGI
- a CDS encoding helix-turn-helix transcriptional regulator encodes the protein MGYLTDKELLEHYEFYTLQIEEQLINGEDFENLANKFPFFISLNNPRTFELLHVNNKHTKLTGFTFEEITEKWDEYIKVVHPNTIESIKAFLPRFYATKNENETIAFLQYVKGQYDSEFLPYITFSKPSALPEGLNLWVTVSPEDFGKKKRKIEQVIRMDEFKLKHFKRFQQLTEREVEILKLLANGCNNPEISGRLFISRSTVETHRKNLKRKLNLKSLRDLMRYAFAFDLIEV
- a CDS encoding tyrosine-protein phosphatase: MKDDIPQLVKQVREWLENPLESGIDDALLRSKALLAELQGMLQSNPDSGKILGPLLGKVRGWQNRLQDIEPIDWVKVGNGSMAIGHRPSKKLITDIRLQGGTHIFTLLSESEGAKSIQKETLKEDMQWLWFGMSSAAPPREERMPELLSVFSAMEEALNNEARIYIHCSAGIHRTGMISYGFLRYLGLPAAEAINKLNELRPTTREGVGDDRLEWGERFGSD
- a CDS encoding DUF4189 domain-containing protein — translated: MKTSIQYKGFFGVQLLIKTVSLYAIFSLLLIFLVSFPASAQNLENGRTASLAIDQRDGDQYGWAIQYDSQSEADERALQECEKNGGDSCQVVLRFIGGCGTYVVERGNSSLYGWGTAETQGAAENRAMSEARAVGGKDLVTRVWGCNGGELTHSEEVSGTLKGVYFYHFTYSEDENRCFVTDVLYQPALAVKQGNSWVWSRNAEKVMTPLKEKYLDVVEENIYGYLGDMMEHAFTRASPVDWAGKNEVDHNTTALDLSNSERKEMMEGAIEHADNMCRDADAEIVRVDVGI
- a CDS encoding helix-turn-helix transcriptional regulator is translated as MERLYPTGPIDNLMRQISRLQRFRVEKKDRFEELTGREVEILTLVARGLKNPAIAKKLDISRVTVQNHRARIRDKLNIQSQSDYIKYGLAYDLIQL